The Prevotella melaninogenica nucleotide sequence CTATTCTTACTCTGACGCTCATTAACAACACCCTTAACTTGGATGCAATATTCACGTCCTAACTTGTTAGCTTCGCCACAAAGGTCTGCATTATCGGCCTCATTGAAAACTAACTGGGTAATACCATAGCGGTCACGAAGGTCGACAAAAGTCATACCTCCCATTTTACGTGCGCGCTGTACCCATCCAGCGAGGGTCACTTCCTTGCCTGCATCCGAAAGGCGCAGCTCTCCACAAGTATTTGTTCTATACATATCTTATTATATGTTTATTATATTTCGCTTCTGCAATTATCCCCAAAAGGGAAATCAAACGTAATTGTTTGGTTTTAATAATCTCCTGCAAAGATACGAACTTTAAATTAAAAATGGGAAACACCTTATAAAAATATAAAGAAAGTTCTACGGATTTATTGTTAAGTCTGCTATCTGAAAGGCGTTAAAATAACAATATCTCCTTAATTATTGTGAAATTTTAATGAAACTATAAACTTTCTCATTACTTTTGCATCGAACTTAATAAATATCAATTAAACAAAGACGACATGAAAAAGTTCTTATTAATGACAGTGATGTTAGTTTTCGGACTGACATTTGCAGTAGCACAGAATCAGGCAGAAATTAAATTTGATAAGGTAACTTACGACTTCGGTACTTTCTCTGACGACAACCCAGTGCACAAAACAACATTCACATTCACAAATGTTGGAAAGGCGCCATTGGTTATTAATCAGATTGTTGCAAGTTGTGGATGCACTATTCCTAACTACGATAAGAAACCGATTGCACCAGGTCAGAAAGGTACGATTGACGTGACATACAACGGAACTGGTAAGTTCCCTGGACACTTCAAGAAGAGTATTACCGTACGAACAAATGGAAAAGTAGAAATGACCCGACTATATATAGAGGGTGTCATGACTGGTAAATAAATAACAAACTAAAATAATAGAGCCAACTTTTACGCATCTGTAAAAGTTGGCTCTATTGTTTTGTAAACACTGAACAATCAAGTGTTTTGTAATAAAAATTCACAAGTTCAATTTTTATTGATGCTTAATTGCATTCGAATTAAGCACCAATCGGCTTCTAAAAGATGCCCTTTTGGAGTCTAACTAACGCCCTTTTGAACCCTTATTAAGCACCTTCAAGAACACGACTTTACTACAAACTGATATACTGATAGTTACAAAGTCGACAAAAAGACGTACATTCTTAGGGTTTTAAGAGTAAATCACCCTAATTGTTGTAAAGTATTTTCACAACTTAATCTTCATCTGGAGTATGAAGAATAATACTTGTGGCACCAATCGTAAAGAGCGTACCGCCTTCGATAACACGACGTTCACGGTCGCCAAGAATCACATTGTCAACAAACGTACCTGTATAAGAAGGACCATCACGCAACACATATTGCAATTTTCCATGCTTATTCTTACTAACAGTAATAGAGCAGTGCGTCATGTCAACACTTGGGTCAACCGTCTCAATCGGACAGTTAATTGGATTTCCCTTCATATAACGTCCGATAACATTTTCACCCATCTGTAGAGGAATTACTTGGCGGAAATGAAAGACGTTTTCAATCACGTGAAGAGAGCCATACTTGTTCTCTGCTTCTTCATCTGCTGGAGCATCGTTTTCCTCTTTTTGTGTCTTACGAAGTTTAGAAACTCCTATACGGATT carries:
- a CDS encoding DUF1573 domain-containing protein translates to MKKFLLMTVMLVFGLTFAVAQNQAEIKFDKVTYDFGTFSDDNPVHKTTFTFTNVGKAPLVINQIVASCGCTIPNYDKKPIAPGQKGTIDVTYNGTGKFPGHFKKSITVRTNGKVEMTRLYIEGVMTGK
- a CDS encoding FHA domain-containing protein — encoded protein: MKRVRCPKCDNFITFDETKYKSGQRLVFQCPQCSKEFGIRIGVSKLRKTQKEENDAPADEEAENKYGSLHVIENVFHFRQVIPLQMGENVIGRYMKGNPINCPIETVDPSVDMTHCSITVSKNKHGKLQYVLRDGPSYTGTFVDNVILGDRERRVIEGGTLFTIGATSIILHTPDED